The Bifidobacteriaceae bacterium genome contains the following window.
TGCGCGCCACCTTGCCAACTCCCGAGGCGAAGGCCGCCGCCTGGCTGCGGGCGGTCGAGGACCCGGCCACGCCGAACGGCACCCAGCGGGCCATCATCGCCGGCTGGGGGCGCGTCTGGGACGCGGCCTTGCTGGAGCCCTTTGTCGAACCGTACTTCGCGGGATTGCCGCGCATCTGGCGCGATCGCTCGCCGGAGACCGCCACATCCATCGCCGCCGGGCTCTATCCAAGCCGGGCGGCGGACCTGGCCGGCGTGGACGTGATTGGCGCCACCGACCGGTTCCTGGCCGGGCCGGGCGGATCGGTGCCGCCGCTGCGGCGACTGGTCGAGGAGGGACGGGCCGGTGTGCTGCGGGCGCTCAACGCTCAAGCCAAGGACGCCGGCGAAACGCGCTGACCTAAGGAAACGCGGAAGGCAAGCACAGCCCCGCGGCTTGGTCGGTGGCCTTTTGGCACCCGCCAAGGATCGGGCCTCGTAAGCGCACACACCTCGGAACGGGGACGGCGCCTGGTGCTGGCGCGCCGGGCATGGCCGCCATCCCCGTTAATGGGTACCGTCCCCGTTTCTGTAGCCTGGACGAATGACTGCGTTGGCCGCTCCCGAATTCACCGATTCTTGGCCCGGATGGGCCCGCTTCCTGATGGGCACGCCGCTGCGGATCGTCATCATCCTGGTCGCGGCGTGGGTCGCCGCGGCGGTCCTGCACGCGGTCATTCGCCACATCGCCAAACGGGCGGCCCGGCTGCCGAGCCGGGGAGCGGCGGCCCGGGCGACGGCATCGGGCGCAGACGCCGCCTACCTGGCCTCCCGACGCGAGGCCCGGTTCATGACGTTGGCTTCGGTGTTCCGCTCCGCCTCGACCGTCGCCGTCTGGGTCTTGGCCATCTGCCTGGTCCTCGAATCCATCGGGGTCAATCCCGGGCTGATCGCCACCTCGGTCGGCGTGCTCGGCGTGGGTCTTGGCCTGGGCGCCCAAACCCTGGTCAAGGACATGCTGTCCGGCCTGTGGATGCTGATCGAGGACCAATACGGCCTGGGCGACCTGATCGACACGGGGGACGCCAAGGGCGTGGTCGAGTCGATGAGCCTTCGGATCACCACGCTCCGCGACGAATCAGGCGTGGTCTGGTATGTGCCAAACGGATCGATCACGCGGATCGGCAACCGGTCGCAGGCGACCCAGGCGGACGCTCAGGCCGGCGCGAGCTGACCAGGCACGCCTGCAGGCGGGGCGGGCTGTTTTAGCTCCGCCTCGATTCGTTGCGCCAGCTCAGGCGCTTCGGCGCCCACCACCACCTGGACCACATGCCCCGAAATGACCACGCCGAACGCGCCGCGCGCGTACAGACCCGCGACGTCCACCAGGGCCGGGTTGGCCACCTCGATCCGCAAACGGGTTGGGTGGACCGCCAAGTGGGTCACGTTTCGCGGCCCACCCAAGCATTCGAGCGTTCTAACCGCCAAAACGACCTGTTTTCCTCCACACCAGGGCGGCGTGGCTAACCAGATGGATAGGAGCAATGTGATGAGGGTAACACGCGAGGGGCTGCCCGTGGTTGGCGGAGGGTCTTAGTCGCGCCGCAAACGGCGATAGGTCACGCGGTGGGGGCGGGCCGCTTCAGGCCCCAGGCGGTCCACCTTGTTCGACTCGTATGCGGCAAAGTTGCCCTCGAACCAGAACCACCGGCTCGGGTCCTCGTCATTGCCCTCATAAGCGAGGATGTGGGTGGCCACGCGGTCGAGGAACCAGCGGTCGTGGGCGACCACCACCGCACAGCCGGGGAAGTCCAGCAGCGCGTTTTCGAGCGACGACAGGGTCTCCACGTCAAGGTCGTTGGTCGGTTCGTCCAGCAGCAGCAGGTTGCCGCCCTGTTTGAGCGTCATCGCCAGGTTGAGACGGTTGCGCTCGCCCCCCGACAGAACACCGGACGGCTTTTGCTGATCCGGCCCTTTGAACCCGAAAGCCGAGACGTAGGCGCGGGACGGCATTTCAACCTGCCCCACATGGATGTAGTCAAGGCCGTCCGAGACGACCTGCCAGACGGTCTTGTCCGGGTCTATCCCGCTCCGCCCTTGGTCGACGTAGGAGATTTTGACGGTCTCGCCGATCTTGAGTTCGCCCGCGTCAAGCGGTTCCAGCCCCACGATCGTCTTGAACAGGGTCGTCTTGCCGACGCCGTTTGGCCCGATCACGCCGACGATGCCGTTCTTCGGCAAAGAGAACGACAGCCCGTCGATCAGGACGCGGTCGCCGAAGCCTTTCCGCAGGTTGTTCGCCTCGAGGACGATCGAGCCGAGCCGGGGCCCCGGCGGGATTTGGATCTCGTCCAAGTCCAGTTTGCGGGTCCGCTCCGCTTCCGCCGCCATCTCCTCATAGCGCTGAAGCCGCGCCTTCGACTTCGCCTGGCGGCCCTTCGCGTTCTGGCGCACCCAGGCCAGCTCGTCAGCCAGGCGTTTGGCCAGCTTGGCGTCCTTTTGGCCCTGGATCTGCAGGCGCTCCTGCTTCTTTTCCAGGTAGACCGAGTAGTTGCCCTCATAGGCGTACGCCCGGCCGCGGTCGAGTTCGAGAATCCATTCGGCCACGTTGTCCAGGAAGTAGCGGTCGTGCGTCACCGCCAGCACCGCGCCGGGGTAGGCGGACAGGTGCTGTTCCAGCCATTGGACAGATTCGGCGTCCAGGTGGTTGGTCGGCTCGTCCAACAGCAGCAGGTCGGGCTGTTCGAGCAGCAGCTTGCACAGGGCGACCCGGCGCCGCTCGCCGCCGGACAATACCGAAGCCGGGGTGTCCGCCGGCGGGCAGCGCAAGGCGTCCATGGCCTGCTCAAGGCGCGCGTCCAAGTCCCAGGCGTTCGCGTGGTCAAGCGCTTCCTGAAGCTCCCCCAACTCCGGCAGCAGGCGGTCGTAGTCGGCTTCCGGGTCGGCGAGTTCTTCGCTGATCTGGTTGAACCGGTCCATCTTGGCCTTGATGGACGCCACCCCTTCTTCGACGTTGCCGAGCACGGTCTTCGTGTCGTCCAACGGCGGCTCCTGTTGGAGCATGCCGACGGAGAAGCCAGCCGTCAGGGTGGCTTCTCCGTTGGACGGGTGGTCAAGCCCGGCCATGATCTTCAGGACCGAGGACTTGCCGGCCCCGTTGGGGCCGACCACCCCGATTTTGGCGCCCGGGTAGAAGGCCAAGGTGACGTCATCCAAGATGACCTTGTCGCCATGGGCCTTGCGGGCGCGTTTCATCACGTAAATGAACTCAGGCACCGCACTAGGGTACCCTCGCCGCCTTCCGGCTCCGCCACGCCAGCAGGGCGACGCCGCCAAGGATCAGGCCCAAGGCGATCAGCGCCGCGAACCCCGCGCTCTGCGTGCCGGTGACCGGCAGCGCGGGCGGCGGCTGAGGCAACGGGTGGATCGGGGTGACCGTGCAGATCATCCCCTCGGCCGGGTCGCACGCTGGCGCTGCGCCCGCCTGTCGCGGATCGAACGGCGCCGAATCGTACGGCTCGGCGGCGGCGACCACGTAATTGTGAAACCACCAGTCGCCGGCCCGCGTCGCCTTGGCGCCGTAGGACACGGTGGCGGTCTCGCCCGGCCCCAGGGCGCCGGTGATCTCGAGCCGTTGCGCCTGGGGTGCCCAGGCCGCCGCGACCGCCTGGTTGTCCGCTGTTGGAAGGCCCTGCAACTCGCCGTCGTCCAGCACCCAGCCCAGCAGGTCGTGGTGATTGAGCTCAACGCTGGTTTGGCCCCGGTTCGCGAATGTGACGTTGAAGTTGGCGACTTCCCCCGGGCGGAGGCTGGCCACGTCCACGCTCTTGCCGACGGTCAACTCTTCGACCGGGGTGACGGTGCACAAGGGGTCGCCGTCCGCGCATTCGTCCGGGACGGTCTGGCCGGGGTCCGCGATCACGAAGTTGGCGAGAAGACTGTCGCCGCGGTCCGCGAACGGTTTGACGATCACCTGGTACGTGATGACGGCGGCTGTGCCGACCGGCGACGGGATGGTCCCGGCGACCGCGATGGTCTGGCCCGCCGGGTCGAACTGGGCCGTCAGGCCTTCGGCGTCAGACGCCGGTTCGCCCGCCAAGTCCGCGTCATCCAACACGCCAGCCAGATGGTCCATTACGTTCACGGTGGCGGGCGCGGCGCCCCGGTTGGTGAAGGTGAGGGCATAGGTGACGGCCTCACCTGGTTTGGCCATGTCCCGGTCGGCCGTCTTGACCACCTGGAAGTCCTCCACCAGGGTGACGGCGCAGGCTGGGTCCCCGTCCGTGCACCTCGGTTTGGCGGACGGGCCCGGCCCTGCGGGGGTGACGAAGTTCTCCAGCCGGTGGTCGGCTCGGTCCGCTGACTGGTTGACCAGCACCTGGTAGACGATTCTCGCCGCTGTCCCGACCGGGGCGGGTATTGTCCCGGCCACCTTGATGGATTGGGCGGTCCGGTCGAATACGGCGGTCAGGCCGGGGGTGTCTGAGACCGGCGGCCCTGCCAAGGTCGCGTCGTCAAGCACCCATCTGAGGGAGTCGAGGACGTCAACGGTGGCGGGAGCGGCGCCTCGGTTGGTGAACGCAAGCGTGTAGGTGACGACCTCGCCGGGTTTGGCGACTTGTTTGTCAGCGGTCTTCACCACCCCGTATTCGCCGACCGGGGTGTCGGTGCAGGTCCCGGCCGCCAGCCGGGCGCAGTTCGGGATGTCGTCTTCGGGGATGTCCGGCCGGCCCGGCGCGGCCGGGTCGCGGGGCGCGATGACGTTGACCAGCCGGTGGTCGCCGCGTCCCTGGAACGGTTTCACCTTGACCTGATAGGAGACGTTCGCCTCCTCCCCGGCCGCGAGCTGCCCCGTGATGGCCGCGGTCAACGCCAGGCGGTCGTAGGCGGCCGTCACGTGGGCGTTGTCCGAGGCGGGGGCCTTGACCATGGTCGCGTCGTCCGCCAGCCACCGTGTCAGGTCCACAAGATCCACCGCCACTGGGGCGCTGCCGACCGACGCCAGTTTGACGTTGTAGTCCACCGTTTGGAACGGTTTCGCGAGCGGCGGGTCCGCTGTCTTCGCAACGGCCAGGTCGCGGACCAGATTCGTGGTGCACGGGCGTCCCAACTCCGCGCCGCAGGTCGGCCGGGCGGTCGGGATCACGGTCCTGGGGCAGGGGCTGTTCGGGTCGGCGCCGCAGACCTGGTCCGGGTAGACGACGTTCGTCAAGACCTGGTCCCCGCGGTGCTCGCGGTCGCGGACCGTGGCCTGGTAGGTGACGCGGGCGGCCGCCCCGACTTCCAGCACGCCCGAGATCGCCACGGCCTGCCCCTCCATCACGGCTTTGACCGGCGCGTAGTCCGAGGCCAGGCCGGTCACGTCCGCGTCATCCAACACCCATTCCAGGTGGTCGTGTTCCGCGATCCGGGCCGGAACCGCGCCGGTGTTCGTGAACGTGACCGTGTAGCGGATGGGCTCGCCCGCATGGGGCGGCAAGCCGGAATCCGTGTTCGAGGTTTTCGCGACCGTGTAGGACGTCACCGGGGTGGACGTGCACAGCGGGTCGTCCGCCCGGCACTCCCCCGACCCCGGCCCAATCCTGTTCACCAGGACGCTGTCGGCCCGGCCCTGCGCCTTCACCTTCACCTGGTATGTGACTTTCGCCGACGCGCCGGCCTTCAGAGTCCCGGCGATCGACAGCACCCGCGCCGCCGGGTCGAAGCCGACGGCGATCGCGGGGTCGGTGGATTTGACCGACCCGGACACCAAGTCCGCGTCGTCGAGCACCCCGGCCAAATGGTCGACCAGGTTCACGGGGGCGCCCGCCCGCCCGCGGGTGTTCCACAGGTCGACGGTGAATGTCGCAACCTGGCCCGGCCGCGCCACCTCCGCGTCCACCGACTTGGCGACGTGGAGGTCCGAGCCGGGCGTTTGGGTGGACACTCTTTCGCCGGGGGTCTGGTCAATCACGTCGACCGGGCGGATCCAGGCTGTGTTCTCAAGCAGCAAGTCCGAGGCCTCCCCCGAGACGTGCGGGTCGTAGGCGACCGTGTAGGTGATCTTCGCCGACGCGCCGACCCCCAATGGACCGGACCACGCGATCCGCTTGGCGGCCGGTTCCCAGGCGGCGGTCCCGGCGGTGGCTTTCAAGGTGGCCGGGTCGAACGCCGCGTCGTCCAGCACGCCGGACAGATCGTCATAGGCGACGGCCGGGTCGGAGGCGGTGAACCCAGCCTTGCCGACGTTGGCCACCGTGACCGTGTAGGAGGCGGTGTGGCCCTTGGCGTGCAGCCCAGTGGTTTCAACGGTCTTTTCGATCGACAGCCCCGGCAGCGGGACGGTGTTCGACACGGGGGTTTTGCCGCAGTAGGTGTTCACGTCCGCCGCCCCGGCCGGGCAACCGGTGATGGACGCCTGGTTCGTGCGGGACGCCTCGAATCCGGGCTCCACCGTCAGTTTGTACGTGATCGTGGCGGTCTCGCCCGCCTTCAACGGCCCCCGCCAAGTCATCTTCCCGCCCGCCGCGCTTGCCGACGCCTGCGACGGGGAAGAGCCCTTGTCATATGCCGTGGACGCGTACGCCCATCCCGAAGTGTGCGCGGGCAGCACGTCGGTCACCGTCAACGGGTCGGACACGCCGAACCCCAGCCGCTCCTGGCGTTCCGCCGCCAAACCCGCCGCGTTCGACGTGTTTTTCACCTTCACCGTGTACGCGATGGTCCGCGCCAGCGGGTTCCCGGCGGGCGGGTTCAGCGCACCCGTTTTCGACACCATCTGGGCGGCGCGCCGGTACAGGCCCACCGGGTCGGACCGCAGCGCGACGTCTTTCGACAAGTCGTTCCACACCCCGAACTGGACGGTCGCGTTGTTCCCCCAGCACGAGTCCTGTAGCCACGTCCAATCCGGCCACGGCGGGTCGGAGTTCGGATAGGACGGGTCGTAGCACACCCACGCGTGTTTGAAACCCTGCGTGGACACCCCCGCCGCCGGAGTTTTCACATCCGCCGAACCCGCCCGCAATGACGCCACCGGGTTTGTCCCCAGCCTGAGCCCGGTCGACAACACCTCCGAGTCGTCCCAATGCACCAAAGGCCACACCGGGGCGCCGCCGTTCCTGGCCACCGCGTAGCCCGCCAACTGCCTCACCTGCACCCCGCCGGCCAGCCTCTCGGCGTCGGAGAACGTCTGGTAATACTCATCGCCCTTGAGCAACTGCACCGCCACGCCCACATAGTCCGCGACGACGGCGTTCCCGCCCGCGTCTTTGCCGTCCCACGACCACGACACGTCCCCCGCCGCCAAGGGCTTCTGACCGGTCTCCACCACGTCGCCGGGATCCGCGTACGACCCGTTCCCGTTCACGTCGACCATGACTTGGTACTCGCCTCTGAACCCGGCTATCCCCAACGTTCCCGACGCGCCCTGATACGGCGCGCCGGCGGGCGCGGCGTGGTCGACCGCCAGCTTCGGCTGCGGCTTGTCCGGCACCCGGTAAACCGGTTTGACGAACCCCTCCTGTCCGGAATGCCCCCAATAGTCCGCCCGCTCCGGCAAGTCCGCCGCCGGCGGGTCGAAGAACAAGTTAAACTGCCGGTCGCATTCGGGCACCGGGGTGAACACTCCCCCGCCCGTCAGCCCCAGCTGGGCGGCGGGCGGGTCCAACAGCCTGGAACGGCGCAACGGCACGCAGCCGTCCTTCAGGTACAGGCCCAACCCGTCCGCGACGAACCCCGAGTTGATCCCGTCATACCCCCGCACAGCGGTCTCGAACACGGCGCCGTCATCCGCGACCACGTAAACCTCGAAATCCACCGACAACGCCGCAGGCCGCGTTTGGGCGCCCCCGAAACCCTTCGCCCACACGCGGCCCGGCACATGCGCCCCGCCCGCCAACACCCGCAACTGTTGGCGGTAAACCCAGGACTGCGAGGGCGGGGTGTTCAGTCCCACCACCTGGGCTTTCCACACCCCGGCCTCCCCCGAGGCGGAGACCGATCCGGACACGCCGTGCCCGGACACCACCGTCGACCCAGCCAAGCCCCCGGACGGCCGGTAAAGCTCCAAACGCACCTCCGGGGTGCCGCCCCACGTGGCATATGACCACTCCAACTCCGAGACCGCCAACTGCACCACCTCGCTGGAGTTTCTCACATACACGTAGAACACGTCATGGGCGTCGCCGCCGCCCGAAGAGCCCCAACCGGCCATGCCCACATAACCGTCCGACGCCGCCTCCGCCGGCTCCCCGCCGGCCACCCCGGACACCAACCCCGCCAACGCCAAAGCCACCGCCGCCAAGGCCGCCATCAGGCGACTGAGTTTGCGAAACGCCGGGCTCAGGGCGTGTTTGGCCGGACCCGGCCACCGGCGGAGCGTCTGGGCTCCAGGTTGTTGAGATTCTCGCGCCGCCGGCGAGCCGGCGCGCATGCTGGTTGCGATTTGCATGGTTGGTCTTCCTGTGATTCGGAGGATTCAAAGAGAACACGGAGCGCTTGCCGCCAGGCTCGGCGCCAACGCGGGGCCATGGCGGATGGCGCCACTGCGTTCAAACCCGCGAACGGCGGTCCTTTCGCGTCGCGGCTCGGCGCGGGCGTCGGGGATCACGCCCGCCCAGCCGGGGGACGTGAGCCCTTTTGGGAGCTAGACCGCGCTGGGCTCGGCCGGGGCCTCGGCGCCAGCGGCCGCGTCGGCCAGTCCGAACGCCCGCTCAACATCCCCGGGATCCTCAAAGCTGGCGAGTTCGTCGCCGTCAGGCGGGAGGTCCGGCAAGTCCTGATCGGATGGCGCCTGGGCGTTTGGGACGGCCGCGTTGCCCGGCGCCGGATCCTGAGCCCCAAGCGCGGCGCCCGCCGGGGCACCGGCCGGCGCCTCGGCCGAACGGCGGCTCCAACCGGCCTTTCCCCAGCGCAGATTGTGCCCAATCGACCTGGCGGTTATCTGCATCGATGTGCGTTCCCGGCCGTCGCGGTCCGTCCAGAAATGCTGAGACAGACGGCCGGTGACAATCACCGCGTCGCCGTGTTTGACGGACAGCAAGACGTTCTCAGCCAGGTCTTTCTGGCTGACTTTGACGTCAAACCAGGTGGTCGGCGCGTCACGCCGTTCACCCTGCGAGTCCCACCACCAAGCGGTCGAACCCACTCTGAAGGTCACCCAAGTCGAGTCTTCGCGGCCGTAGTGCTGCGGGGGGCGGGCCACCCATCCCTCAACCGTCAGCGTGATCTCATTGTTCATTTGCAGTGCTCCTTAGGTCGATCAGGGAGCGGCCCACCCCGCGCCGGCATAGAGCCTCCGGCGAACTCGCGTTCGTCCTCCCGAAGGCCTCGCCAAAATGGTGTCCCCGATCCGCGCCGCGGATCGGCCAGAAACACAACGCCTGTGGATAACCCTCTAACTCGCGGGCGGACGGGCCGCCGCTTCGGCCAGAACCGAGATCTCCGCCAACTGATCGGCCAGAGCGCGGCGGTCGTCCAACACCTGCTTGGTCGGCCGCGCCATGGTGCGGTCGACCACTGACCGCACGGCCGCGCGAACTGAATCCTCCAAAGCGGCGCGCCGCTGGCGTTCGACCTTCGCCGGGCGCAGCAGCCGGGACCAGAAGCCGCCCGGCGGGGGCGCCTTGACCGGCTCCAACGCCTGCGCCAGGCGCGCCGTCACGTTCTGCGCGGACGCCAGCGAATAGCTCACCGCCATGGCCCATTGGTCCGGCAGGGCATAAGTGGCCTCAGCCGCCCAGGCGCTGGCCGCCTGGCGCACCTCGTCAACTCCGGGCGCCGCCGGATCGGCGATCCCCTCCCGCCCAATCACCTGCTCCACCAGGGACTGGACGACCTGCGCCTCGGCCTTGCCGAGCCAGTCCGAATCGCCAGCCGGATCAACCCTGATGCGTCCCTCTGGATCCGCCAGTTGGGTCGCGGCGGCGAACTGGGAGGCCGCAGCCGCCAAGTCGGCCGCCGTGCGCAGCATCGCCATGGTCCGGTGGGCCGTGCGCTCCATCAACTGGGAGCGCAGCGCGTCGATCCCCGCGCCCGTGACAGCCGAGGTGAGCGCCACCACCGGGTCGGTCAAGCCGTCCTCGACCAGCAGCTTCGTCAGCCCCTGGGCGATCGCTTCGGCGTCGGCTGGGCTGACCGTGTCGATTTGGTTCGCCACCACGATCGCCTCCCGCCCCTGATGGGCTTTGGCCGTGGCGACGAAACGCTGGTGAAGCACCGGATCGGCGTACTTTTGCGGATCG
Protein-coding sequences here:
- a CDS encoding mechanosensitive ion channel family protein, coding for MTALAAPEFTDSWPGWARFLMGTPLRIVIILVAAWVAAAVLHAVIRHIAKRAARLPSRGAAARATASGADAAYLASRREARFMTLASVFRSASTVAVWVLAICLVLESIGVNPGLIATSVGVLGVGLGLGAQTLVKDMLSGLWMLIEDQYGLGDLIDTGDAKGVVESMSLRITTLRDESGVVWYVPNGSITRIGNRSQATQADAQAGAS
- a CDS encoding PTS transporter subunit EIIB; the protein is MGGPRNVTHLAVHPTRLRIEVANPALVDVAGLYARGAFGVVISGHVVQVVVGAEAPELAQRIEAELKQPAPPAGVPGQLAPA
- the ettA gene encoding energy-dependent translational throttle protein EttA; translation: MPEFIYVMKRARKAHGDKVILDDVTLAFYPGAKIGVVGPNGAGKSSVLKIMAGLDHPSNGEATLTAGFSVGMLQQEPPLDDTKTVLGNVEEGVASIKAKMDRFNQISEELADPEADYDRLLPELGELQEALDHANAWDLDARLEQAMDALRCPPADTPASVLSGGERRRVALCKLLLEQPDLLLLDEPTNHLDAESVQWLEQHLSAYPGAVLAVTHDRYFLDNVAEWILELDRGRAYAYEGNYSVYLEKKQERLQIQGQKDAKLAKRLADELAWVRQNAKGRQAKSKARLQRYEEMAAEAERTRKLDLDEIQIPPGPRLGSIVLEANNLRKGFGDRVLIDGLSFSLPKNGIVGVIGPNGVGKTTLFKTIVGLEPLDAGELKIGETVKISYVDQGRSGIDPDKTVWQVVSDGLDYIHVGQVEMPSRAYVSAFGFKGPDQQKPSGVLSGGERNRLNLAMTLKQGGNLLLLDEPTNDLDVETLSSLENALLDFPGCAVVVAHDRWFLDRVATHILAYEGNDEDPSRWFWFEGNFAAYESNKVDRLGPEAARPHRVTYRRLRRD
- a CDS encoding DUF11 domain-containing protein, whose translation is MAALAAVALALAGLVSGVAGGEPAEAASDGYVGMAGWGSSGGGDAHDVFYVYVRNSSEVVQLAVSELEWSYATWGGTPEVRLELYRPSGGLAGSTVVSGHGVSGSVSASGEAGVWKAQVVGLNTPPSQSWVYRQQLRVLAGGAHVPGRVWAKGFGGAQTRPAALSVDFEVYVVADDGAVFETAVRGYDGINSGFVADGLGLYLKDGCVPLRRSRLLDPPAAQLGLTGGGVFTPVPECDRQFNLFFDPPAADLPERADYWGHSGQEGFVKPVYRVPDKPQPKLAVDHAAPAGAPYQGASGTLGIAGFRGEYQVMVDVNGNGSYADPGDVVETGQKPLAAGDVSWSWDGKDAGGNAVVADYVGVAVQLLKGDEYYQTFSDAERLAGGVQVRQLAGYAVARNGGAPVWPLVHWDDSEVLSTGLRLGTNPVASLRAGSADVKTPAAGVSTQGFKHAWVCYDPSYPNSDPPWPDWTWLQDSCWGNNATVQFGVWNDLSKDVALRSDPVGLYRRAAQMVSKTGALNPPAGNPLARTIAYTVKVKNTSNAAGLAAERQERLGFGVSDPLTVTDVLPAHTSGWAYASTAYDKGSSPSQASASAAGGKMTWRGPLKAGETATITYKLTVEPGFEASRTNQASITGCPAGAADVNTYCGKTPVSNTVPLPGLSIEKTVETTGLHAKGHTASYTVTVANVGKAGFTASDPAVAYDDLSGVLDDAAFDPATLKATAGTAAWEPAAKRIAWSGPLGVGASAKITYTVAYDPHVSGEASDLLLENTAWIRPVDVIDQTPGERVSTQTPGSDLHVAKSVDAEVARPGQVATFTVDLWNTRGRAGAPVNLVDHLAGVLDDADLVSGSVKSTDPAIAVGFDPAARVLSIAGTLKAGASAKVTYQVKVKAQGRADSVLVNRIGPGSGECRADDPLCTSTPVTSYTVAKTSNTDSGLPPHAGEPIRYTVTFTNTGAVPARIAEHDHLEWVLDDADVTGLASDYAPVKAVMEGQAVAISGVLEVGAAARVTYQATVRDREHRGDQVLTNVVYPDQVCGADPNSPCPRTVIPTARPTCGAELGRPCTTNLVRDLAVAKTADPPLAKPFQTVDYNVKLASVGSAPVAVDLVDLTRWLADDATMVKAPASDNAHVTAAYDRLALTAAITGQLAAGEEANVSYQVKVKPFQGRGDHRLVNVIAPRDPAAPGRPDIPEDDIPNCARLAAGTCTDTPVGEYGVVKTADKQVAKPGEVVTYTLAFTNRGAAPATVDVLDSLRWVLDDATLAGPPVSDTPGLTAVFDRTAQSIKVAGTIPAPVGTAARIVYQVLVNQSADRADHRLENFVTPAGPGPSAKPRCTDGDPACAVTLVEDFQVVKTADRDMAKPGEAVTYALTFTNRGAAPATVNVMDHLAGVLDDADLAGEPASDAEGLTAQFDPAGQTIAVAGTIPSPVGTAAVITYQVIVKPFADRGDSLLANFVIADPGQTVPDECADGDPLCTVTPVEELTVGKSVDVASLRPGEVANFNVTFANRGQTSVELNHHDLLGWVLDDGELQGLPTADNQAVAAAWAPQAQRLEITGALGPGETATVSYGAKATRAGDWWFHNYVVAAAEPYDSAPFDPRQAGAAPACDPAEGMICTVTPIHPLPQPPPALPVTGTQSAGFAALIALGLILGGVALLAWRSRKAARVP
- a CDS encoding single-stranded DNA-binding protein; amino-acid sequence: MNNEITLTVEGWVARPPQHYGREDSTWVTFRVGSTAWWWDSQGERRDAPTTWFDVKVSQKDLAENVLLSVKHGDAVIVTGRLSQHFWTDRDGRERTSMQITARSIGHNLRWGKAGWSRRSAEAPAGAPAGAALGAQDPAPGNAAVPNAQAPSDQDLPDLPPDGDELASFEDPGDVERAFGLADAAAGAEAPAEPSAV
- a CDS encoding 50S ribosome-binding GTPase, coding for MTDDQIEGLRGGIGQLREAAALSARRLEEGPSLEALAVAELLTERLDRGVDHTIVAISGGTGSGKSSLFNAIAEMAFSEVGVVRPTTSKATACVWGTGAEELLEWLGVERGAWIKRDSVLESHIGELRGMILLDLPDYDSASEANHLIAERALPLADVLIWVTDPQKYADPVLHQRFVATAKAHQGREAIVVANQIDTVSPADAEAIAQGLTKLLVEDGLTDPVVALTSAVTGAGIDALRSQLMERTAHRTMAMLRTAADLAAAASQFAAATQLADPEGRIRVDPAGDSDWLGKAEAQVVQSLVEQVIGREGIADPAAPGVDEVRQAASAWAAEATYALPDQWAMAVSYSLASAQNVTARLAQALEPVKAPPPGGFWSRLLRPAKVERQRRAALEDSVRAAVRSVVDRTMARPTKQVLDDRRALADQLAEISVLAEAAARPPAS